One part of the Solea solea chromosome 16, fSolSol10.1, whole genome shotgun sequence genome encodes these proteins:
- the plcd3a gene encoding 1-phosphatidylinositol 4,5-bisphosphate phosphodiesterase delta-3-A, translating to MLGSGKSPSTSPREQKKKAAEKTADPIRRLGLLENEDVHMMMQGSSMVKIRSARWQKSRNLRLLEDGLTVWCESTKSSRKAKAQQTFAVTEVECVREGCQSENLRRVSASVPETRCFTVVFRGPRKSLDLLCTCEDEAQRWVRGLRTLKERVANMTQKEKLDHWIRGYLRRADQNQDGKMSYDEVKRLLQMINIDLSEHYARCLFKRCDRSGDGRLDHIEIEEFCRELLRRPELDAVFRHYSSNGCVLSTAELRDFLGDQSEDASLNHAQSLILTYELNDWAQKNQFMTQNGFTMYMLSSENDVFNPDHTRVYQDMSRPLAHYFISSSHNTYLTKDQVTSTSSTEPYIRALNQGCRCVELDCWDGDKGEPVIYHGHTLTSKVPFKEVIETIAQYAFKASPYPLILSLENHCSVEQQAVMAKHLRTILGSKLLTKPLSDSPLKELPSPEELKCRILVKGKKQIPHLGQLDKTGSSASFSSSSEDELAMGNKNTPKRDPARVCSKLSPELSELVVYCRSVPFCGFENTAEKAPDEMSSFSESDALRLIKDYGKFFVRHNSRQLSRIYPSGQRLQSSNYDPQEMWNGGCQMVALNFQTAGEQMDLNQGRFLPNGRCGYILKPSFMCTPTSNFNPENTGGGPGHIPTQLIIRIISAQQLPKINTEKASSIVDPQVWVEIHGAAIDNARNKTQRIDNNGFNPRWDCTLSFQLQVPELALVRFVVEDHDHTAKNDFVGQYTLPFTSLRTGYRHVHLFKADGSSLSPATLFVHIKVKRRGVPVKTVSERVAIAKGKV from the exons GGCTCCTGGAAAATGAGGACGTACACATGATGATGCAGGGCTCCAGCATGGTGAAAATCCGCTCAGCGCGGTGGCAGAAGAGTCGAAACCTGCGGCTTCTGGAGGACGGACTCACCGTGTGGTGTGAGTCCACCAAGAGCTCCCGCAAAGCAAAAGCCCAGCAGACAT TTGCAGTGACAGAGGTGGAGTGTGTCCGTGAAGGCTGCCAGTCGGAGAACCTGAGGCGTGTGTCTGCGTCAGTGCCTGAGACCCGGTGCTTCACAGTGGTCTTCAGAGGACCCAGGAAGAGCCTGGACCTGCTGTGCACCTGCGAGGATGAAGCCCAGCGCTGGGTGCGGGGGCTCCGTACTTTAAAGGAGCGAGTGGCCAACATGACTCAGAAGGAAAAACTAGACCA TTGGATCCGAGGCTACCTGAGGCGAGCAGATCAGAACCAAGACGGCAAGATGAGCTACGACGAAGTCAAGCGGCTGCTGCAGATGATCAACATTGACCTGAGTGAGCATTACGCCCGCTGTCTATTCAAG AGGTGTGACCGGTCCGGTGATGGCCGTCTGGATCATATAGAGATTGAGGAGTTCTGCAGGGAGCTCCTGCGACGGCCCGAGTTAGATGCCGTGTTCAGACACTATTCAAGTAACGGTTGCGTGCTCTCCACTGCTGAACTGCGTGACTTCCTGGGAGACCAGAGTGAGGACGCTTCGTTGAATCATGCTCAGAGTCTCATCCTCACCTATGAGCTCAATGACTGGG CTCAGAAGAACCAGTTCATGACCCAGAATGGTTTCACCATGTACATGCTGTCATCGGAGAACGATGTGTTTAACCCTGACCATACCAGAGTCTATCAGGACATGAGCCGCCCCCTGGCCCACTACTTCATCTCCTCCTCGCACAATACTTACCTAACCAAGGATCAAGtcaccagcaccagcagcacGGAGCCGTACATCAG GGCTTTGAATCAGGGCTGTCGCTGTGTGGAGCTGGACTGCTGGGATGGAGACAAAGGTGAACCTGTAATCTACCACGGCCACACCCTCACCTCCAAAGTGCCCTTTAAGGAGGTCATTGAAACCATCGCCCAGTATGCCTTCAAA GCGTCCCCATACCCTCTAATTCTATCCTTAGAGAACCACTGTTCCGTGGAGCAGCAGGCTGTGATGGCTAAACACCTCCGCACCATCCTCGGCAGCAAACTGCTCACAAAGCCCCTCAGTGACAGCCCCCTGAAAGAGCTGCCTTCTCCTGAG GAGCTGAAGTGCCGTATTCTGGTAAAGGGGAAGAAGCAGATTCCTCACCTGGGCCAGTTGGACAAGACAGGCAGCAGTGCCAGCTTCTCCTCAAGCTCCGAAGACGAACTAGCGATGGGCAATAAGAACACACCCAAGAGGGATCCTGCAAGG GTCTGTTCTAAACTGAGCCCCGAGCTTTCAGAGCTGGTGGTGTATTGCAGGAGTGTTCCCTTCTGTGGGTTTGAAAATACAGCGGAAAAGGCGCCAGATGAAATGTCCTCCTTCTCTGAAAGTGATGCCCTCAGGCTCATCAAAGACTATG gAAAGTTTTTTGTTCGACACAACAGCAGGCAGCTGAGCCGGATCTATCCCTCCGGCCAGCGCCTCCAATCATCCAACTATGATCCCCAGGAAATGTGGAACGGTGGATGCCAGATGG TGGCTCTGAACTTCCAGACAGCAGGGGAGCAGATGGACCTGAACCAGGGTCGCTTCCTACCCAACGGTCGTTGTGGATACATCCTCAAACCCAGCTTCATGTGCACCCCCACATCCAACTTTAACCCAGAGAACACAGGAGGAGGCCCCGGTCACATCCCCACCCAACTGATTATACGA ATAATATCCGCACAGCAGCTGCCAAAAATCAACACAGAAAAGGCGAGTTCCATTGTGGATCCACAAGTGTGGGTGGAAATTCATGGGGCGGCTATCGATAATGCAAGAAACAAAACGCAACGCATCGACAACAATG GTTTCAACCCAAGGTGGGACTGCACACTGAGCTTTCAGCTGCAAGTCCCTGAACTTGCCCTGGTGCGGTTTGTGGTGGAGGATCACGACCACACGGCAAAAAATGACTTTGTGGGACAGTACACCTTACCTTTCACAAGTCTCCGCACAG GTTATCGACATGTTCACTTGTTCAAGGCGGACGGCTCCAGCCTGTCGCCTGCCACACTCTTTGTCCACATCAAAGTGAAACGCAGAGGAGTTCCCGTCAAAACTGTGTCAGAGCGAGTGGCCATTGCCAAAGGCAAAGTGTGA